ATTGCAATTTCATGAgcttattattgatgtttttttactaAATGTGAAGCAATTGCATGATTTTCTTGTTATTTGGGCGATCCTTTATTGTACACCTCTACTTGTATTGTGTTACAATAGTGATGATTTCCCGCGTGCTGGAGGACAAAAGTGGATGTTTGTCTTGTTGATGCTTCAGTGTTGTCCCAAGTCAAATACTTTGCATTCCTGTTGACATTTTTGGCCCGTCGCCCAAGGCCCGTCCGTACTTCTCAAAGTGTGTTCCCGTCATGTAAACAAGCTTTTGCTCGGCGGCTTTGGCCTCCGTGTCTAGCCGTCCTTCCAACCTCAATTTGGCTTGTTTTAGTGATGATGCGGAATTGATGCGTTCCCTTTTGTCCTCCTGGGAACAACTAAGGATTCTTGCCTAAACTGCCACCTTTAGGATCCATTCAAATGTTGATTCTTTTGCTTTTAAGGCCCGTGTGTTCGTCTTGGGGTTAGttaggctttgtttttttttttcatgcacccGCAAGCACAGCTTTGGATGCCCGTGGGCAATCAATGAGTGCTCTTGTGACATTTCCATCAGTGTGCTGAGGCAAAAATCTCTTCTTGTAATATTGAtacaaggacggacggacggacggacggacgggtcCTTCTTAAGCCCCCAGAGCCCCGCAAAATGGAGGCAGCTAGCGGAACTAAGCCCATTTGAAAGTTGACTCTGGCGTCAGGCAATAGCCATATTTTTAGAAATTGCTGAGCTCGGGATATCATTATGTACGAATCATTCCACCGGCCTCCCTCGGTATAATTTGACGCTTTTAATGGGTGTATCACAATGCGCGTCACGTCGTCCCGAGAAACCGTAGAAAGGGCGTGAGGTCACGAGTAAAAATGGCCCAAATTGATTGAAGTCGTTGGAGTTTGCCTTGGTTGGGGGTGAACGCCGAGGGATGGACACGGGTGACCCAGGTCAACGGAAGACAGACGTCGTCACAGAAACAATCAAAAAGAAGCTCATTTAAATCCATTCCCGAGGATAAGATTCATGACCAAAGCGGCCATGGTGtttctaaaatgttttaatgaatGCTTTTCAACGTGTACAAGTCCAACCAAAAGGAAACTATAACAATGTAACAAATGGTCACTTGGTCTCTTTTCAGCTTCTTGCTGATTCCTCTACATGCAAAGACGGGGGGCATCATTTTCTACACATTCTATGATCATCGActgtggttacagtttagtacAGCAATGTTAGAGATCAAGAAACTTTGGTATAAAAGTACCACCGTCCGCTAgccgtttttttgtttgttttcatttgaatgcCGAGACCAATGGTTGCAAATCTGAAAGAAAGAGCCAACTTTTAATAGTTGATCAATTGTTGTCATCGAGGTGACTTTGTACGTGGAATAGTAGTCTTTGGGaaattgggctttttttttttctattgtggtGTTTTTAATGTCTTCTCTTTTGAATCCAAGCCACTTGAATGTGCTCCTTCAAATGCTTGAACGTGTTAACATACATCAGTAAAAAGGATTTACAGTCGTCGGATCAGTGCATGGCGGCTGGCCACAAACTAGGTACGACATGagctaagaaaaagaaaaaaaaacattacaattctGAGTGCTAAACTTGGaatcatttgaaatgttttctccAAGGACCTTTCATCTTTCTTTGGTCTGCTTAAGGCATAAAATACAAATGGAGACATTAACCGACGTTACAGAAACCTGTTTGAATATGgtttatatgttgtttttttttattgccctatTTCTGTGAATATATATTTCACATGGTCAGGTTTTTGGGGCTGTGGTGACCTTCTGGCATCCAACATTTCCCTTTTGCGGCTGTTTTTCAGAAGGccgtccgtccctccgtccgtctgtccttcCTTCCAAGTCCTCAAGTCGCAACTCCACCTGGTGGTAAGAATGGATCTGCGTCCAAAAGTGGCCGAGAGGCTGGCGTGGGCACAAGAGAGCAAAAGaccacaaaaacaataacaacaacaaaagacccAGTCCGACTTGCTGAAGTTTGGGCCCGAGATGACGtgggatttttttccttccGCAAACGGGCCGGCGTCCGCCACAGGCGCCGCCACCAAGAAGCCAGCCGCTGGTCGCCGGTCAGTCCCGCAGAGTGGCGGTCGCCAACTGGTGGCAGTCCAGTTCCTCTCGCGGTTCCGGCGGGCCCGGCAGCCTGGTGCCCGTCTTCTGGTCCACGCACCAGCATTTTCCTCGCTGCCCGTCGCGCGCCGGGTGGCACTGCGGGCACAATCGGAGCCCGCGGTCAAACGGCGGCCATCCGAACACCAATAACCATCGACACGGACCTCTTTTGGCAAGACTCGCCGCATTGGACGGGACGCCTCAAAGTTGAGACCTGGATTGGGTAAGTGGCAAACTATTTCTGgttgtttgttattatttgtcaAACGCTGGCTCAGCcccagatagaaaaaaaaagatagtttcAAATCATTGACCCTTGTCAGGAGAGTGCAATGCAAATAGTAGTGGCAAAATGAACGCCATCCAAATGAATTAGAACGGAACCACTTGATGGAATGGCTTTCAGCCCAAGATGAAAAACAatagagatttttttcttttctccggCGGCTTCAAAAAGCCACAGCCAAAATATGTACCGTATGTTTTCTTTGGTTTTTGCAGAGGAAAAGCAGGAATGAGCCACTTCTCGCTTCACTTTGACCCCAAAACAAGTCTGCATTCCTGCATTTCATTAAAGCccacacacgtacacaccaTTTACTCGTATATATTTGGACACCATTTTGCTTGGAACGTTGAGAAGAGTTTCCACTCCTGGTCTAGAACCGGGCTGGTCGAGGTTCTCGGAATTTGTCGAGGTGGTATCTTAAGTTAAATGGCCAATGACAAATACGTGTGCCACCCACCTGTTTGGGGTGGAAGTCTCCATTTTTGTCGCAGTTGGGAATGGGAATGGTGAAGAGATCGTCATGAGTGCGGGAATTGGACGCCAGTCGGTCCAGGGCCCTCTGGAGCTCGGCCCGACACGGTGCCtggttgggggtggggggggggggggggttagtttTTTCTTACAAATCTATCCATTGAATGACGGGATattttgtttctcccccaatgTGTCTTTTGGTACGTCTTCTAAGCTTTTTTGCCATCatttattttgggggggaaCAATACTGCAAGCCAGGTGCGGGGGGGCGCTTTCTTTCCTTTCCTCTAAAGAAGACGGCTATATTGTGTgttgcgagtgcaatcagtggattggcgtcaggtgcttcttgtttcagaatCCCCATCCCCCGCTGTGCTGCGCCCGCCCGGTCAGAGCCAAGAGCCAGACAGCCTCCCAGCCTCCcagcctccctccctctctctctctctctctctctccctcactgGAGGCAGCCCTCGATGAGAGCTTTGTCCACCCCCTCCCGCTAGTTGACTAGCATTCAAATTTCAATTTTGTCTGAAGACGGTATGTCTGTCACGTGTGTGTTTTGGGACGTATCGTGCTGCTTTATTCTTCTGACTGACATGAAAATGAGAGCATTTCACAGCAAATAAATGGAGCGCAGATAGTATTATTCATGAAAAGATTGGTAAGCCACAATGTGTGGGCTTGTAACCCTTGTGCCTCATTACTCACTTCTATTTCGCTTTTTCCTCATTGACAGTTAATGCATTGAATCGGAATGTTCCAAACGTAAACACGATAGTAGCGGTAGCGGACAAGGCTCATTGGATTGGACTGACCAGTGCCGCTTTGGCCTCCTCCCTGGCCGCGTTGCTTCTCTGATTGGTGGACTTGGCCGGCAGTCGGGCCAAGCTTTTCTGGATGCAGCGTTTGTCTTGAGCGCCGCATCGGATGTTAGCGCCGTCGGGGAGCATTTCGTCCTGCCGTTCCAACACTGaaaggaaagaagaagaagaagaagaaaaaaaggccgtCAGACCGCCGCCCTGATCTTGGCTGGTCAGCATTGTTTCAGACGTTTCCTTCATCCAAAATTGCTTCTTTTTTCCTTCCTCCCCCCCCGGTCTGGTCTGCCTGTTTGCACGCGCTGGCTCCTCCTGACTATTGGGTCAAGAGTGAGATTTCTGCTTTGTTGCTTTTTgctcagcactttt
This region of Stigmatopora nigra isolate UIUO_SnigA chromosome 6, RoL_Snig_1.1, whole genome shotgun sequence genomic DNA includes:
- the LOC144197782 gene encoding insulin-like growth factor-binding protein 4 is translated as MAARSGRGLRALAALTLVTLCWSERAIRCPPCSEERLAGCGPPQDCQETVREAGCGCCPTCALPRGAHCGVYSPRCGAGLRCYPPQGMDRPLRSLMHGQGVCTDEREGEDNSVLERQDEMLPDGANIRCGAQDKRCIQKSLARLPAKSTNQRSNAAREEAKAALAPCRAELQRALDRLASNSRTHDDLFTIPIPNCDKNGDFHPKQCHPARDGQRGKCWCVDQKTGTRLPGPPEPREELDCHQLATATLRD